The nucleotide window CTACGAGCTGCCCGCTCTTCAACCGTGACGCGTCCGGTTGTGTTCGAGGCAGCACCTATATTCATGAAAAGATCTCCTCTAGGCTCCACTGCATCTGTCGGAGAGAGTGGAGAACGTCCGGGTACACCCGTGGGCGGCGCACTTGAAGCTGAATGAGTGATTTCGGGCTCGGCCGACGTGTGCTGGTGATCCTGACGATCCATCTCGTTGCAGAGCAAAAAGATATTGTCAACACCAACGGCGAGAAGCATGAAAGGTATGACCTCGGCAATGACCAGTGTAACTTTGACGCCCATTGCGCTAAATATACCGATAGCACATGAAACGGAACATAGTACGATGACAATGCCGAAAAGTCCGAGGGTAAATTTGGAGGACACGCAATAGGTATTCATGAAggaccgagctcgacgaagagTTCTTTGAACAAGCCTCGATCTTCCATTACTGGAGTACGATAAGAGCGTATTAGCTCGAAGGTAGGATCCTTGCTCGGTGGTCGGCGATCCTTGCTCTGAACCGTCGTTGGCTTCAACTCCATGATCGCTTCTTCCGCCCAGAGTGAGTGCCACGTAAATGAACATAGTCAAGTAAGAGAGGACAACGATGCTGACGTcagtgttgctgctgcttccgatCTCGGTCTCAAGGCTGACTCCAGTGCTGAAGGCGATTTGAATGCCCAACTGTTGGCGTCGCACCGAGAGCGGATGATGCTCTGAAGCTGAAGTCTTCATTTGTTTGTTCGgcggagcagcagcaacttCTTGAAGGaggttgagcagctccagctcccACTCTTCGGCCGCTTTGAGTGTGGTGCCATTCAGGCTGTTGTTTAGAACGTACGTCACGACAGCAGCCCGCGCTTGACTTGGCAGAGCGCCTTCAGGCAAACCGCCAAGCACGATGTTTGGCTTGAGCGGTTGTCCGAATGATGGTAGACATTCAACAGGATTGTCGCTGCATTTATCGAGAGCTTCATCCCAGCTGTCTGCATCAAGACCATTACCAAGAGGATCGTCTTGGAAGTAGCCGAGAATGCTTTGCACAACACAAGGTGTACCTGAACCTGCAGGGGCAAGGCATACATCCTGCAAGGTGATGCCCGAAGGTGACTTGAGCTCCCGTACTTCTTTCTCTAGATCGGCGAGCCATAGTAGCCGTTCCCAGGACAGTGCAGGCGGGAGAGCTGCGAGCTGAGGGTCAGACGCATTGTTTCGTAAAGTGGATAGATCCTGATACGAATGCTGGTCTATCAGGAAAATTTGCTGTGGCCGGTAAAATGGCCCAAATTCTTGATCAAAGATATCCTTCTGCATCTTGGCGGTCGACCCAGGCGCCACCCAAAGGCGGACCGGATCCACTTCGACTTCAAAGTCCTTCCAGCCGATGTTGGCAATACCGACAAACACAGCTGCCAGAATGAAAGTCAACCAGGGATGGCGTGCGCACAGCAGCCCAAGGCGGTAGAAGGTGCAAGTCAATAGCTGGTTCAAAGCGTACTTGCGTGGCTGAAGCGCTCCTAGAGCGGAAAGATTGTCGTTGCGTTCGAGCCCGATGCCGCGGTAGGTGCCGTCTGGAGCGGAGCTTGCAGAGCTTCCTTCACCATAATGGCCAAGCCCCCTTGCTCCAATCAGACTACCCGTGTTTCGCTGATTGGATGGGTGTCCGCTTTCGACACCGTCGAGAGAGTCTTCTGAGTCCATGCGGACACGCTCGAAACCGCTGGACTGGCTGAAGAGGCTGAGACCGCTCGTACGATACGACAGGGCAATAGTGCCTCGGCGACCGCGCACAAGGGCTGATACAGGTCCCCAGAACCATAGtagcagcacaagcagcatGTACAGTATGATGGCAGAAAATGTGAAGCAAGACATGGGTCCCACTGAACATGCAGAGCCGGGCTGATTGGATGGCGGCAGCTCCGGAAGCGCTGTACAAGTATCAGGGCAATCAACACAAGTACAGCGCGACAACAGATCGGGGTCACCGCATTGCCTCGGATTCTGGTTAAAAGGGACAGGTGGTGCAAGTGAATGGTTGTGAGGGCGTGCAGATGGCGCATGTGCCCATTGCAGCCTGTGATCCGAGCTTTGATCGGGAAAGTTGATCTGAAAGGGGCTTCCTAGCAATGGCTTTTCGTCGCCAAGGAACTTGAGAAAGGCATTTGGTGTCTGAGCACCGCCACCGATCAGGTCCATGGCAAACCCGTTGCTGGCCCCAAACTTGACGTTCTTGCAGCTGTCAAAAAACTTTTGCTTCCACTCCGCGTCGATGTAATACTCTACCGTCTTGACGGCTTCCGACGGCTTGCCATCACTTCCCGTGACTTGTTGCGTTTCGACAACATCGACAAATTGGGCCTGGTCGGGCGAGCAAGTAAAGGAGCAGAAAAGTGATCGAAAGTTGTTACGACAGGCGGGACATGAAGAGATCAACGGTTCGGCTTGCTGCAGGTTTGCAGACAGGTTCTCGACCTGAGCTTCGGTACAGCATACAGGTCCTTCGGCAAATTCAGAGCCGCACGTAGCAGCCAGACGGTCTCGGAAGCTTGATCCTTGCGGTATAGATGCCCGTTCGTCAACGGAGCATGGAAGCTCGGGGCTGAAGAtgctcttcttgccgcAGTTGCCCTTCATGTGACAGCGTCCGGGTGGACGCCCCTTCACCTTGTACTCGTCCATGCCGGCAGACAGAAAGATTGAAACAACGCAGAACTGTGGCGATTCTGCCCTTGCggatgaagatgaggatgagaaGAAGGATGCAAGCAGAGAAGCGAAGAGCTGTTGCACTTACTCTCGTTCTTGGGTTCGCCTAGTTGGAGATGTGGCCCATGCGCGATTGGTTGACTGTGTGGAGGCACATACTTGAAAACAGTCACGATGCGTGATTTACCTATTTACAACTTGCACCTCAC belongs to Mycosarcoma maydis chromosome 3, whole genome shotgun sequence and includes:
- a CDS encoding uncharacterized protein (related to NCR1 - transmembrane glycoprotein, involved in sphingolipid metabolism), producing MDEYKVKGRPPGRCHMKGNCGKKSIFSPELPCSVDERASIPQGSSFRDRLAATCGSEFAEGPVCCTEAQVENLSANLQQAEPLISSCPACRNNFRSLFCSFTCSPDQAQFVDVVETQQVTGSDGKPSEAVKTVEYYIDAEWKQKFFDSCKNVKFGASNGFAMDLIGGGAQTPNAFLKFLGDEKPLLGSPFQINFPDQSSDHRLQWAHAPSARPHNHSLAPPVPFNQNPRQCGDPDLLSRCTCVDCPDTCTALPELPPSNQPGSACSVGPMSCFTFSAIILYMLLVLLLWFWGPVSALVRGRRGTIALSYRTSGLSLFSQSSGFERVRMDSEDSLDGVESGHPSNQRNTGSLIGARGLGHYGEGSSASSAPDGTYRGIGLERNDNLSALGALQPRKYALNQLLTCTFYRLGLLCARHPWLTFILAAVFVGIANIGWKDFEVEVDPVRLWVAPGSTAKMQKDIFDQEFGPFYRPQQIFLIDQHSYQDLSTLRNNASDPQLAALPPALSWERLLWLADLEKEVRELKSPSGITLQDVCLAPAGSGTPCVVQSILGYFQDDPLGNGLDADSWDEALDKCSDNPVECLPSFGQPLKPNIVLGGLPEGALPSQARAAVVTYVLNNSLNGTTLKAAEEWELELLNLLQEVAAAPPNKQMKTSASEHHPLSVRRQQLGIQIAFSTGVSLETEIGSSSNTDVSIVVLSYLTMFIYVALTLGGRSDHGVEANDGSEQGSPTTEQGSYLRANTLLSYSSNGRSRLVQRTLRRARSFMNTYCVSSKFTLGLFGIVIVLCSVSCAIGIFSAMGVKVTLVIAEVIPFMLLAVGVDNIFLLCNEMDRQDHQHTSAEPEITHSASSAPPTGVPGRSPLSPTDAVEPRGDLFMNIGAASNTTGRVTVEERAARSLARVGPSILLSATTQIVAFLLGAVVPMPAVRNFALYAAGSMLIVAVLHCTVFIAAMALDAHRVESGRIDCMPCIKATPRQRQIQLLTDAVAGAKEGTLDSFIRYRFAPTLLRSNVKRLVVVTFGAVAVISSIGVRRIEMGLDQRLALPSASYLRPYFDAIDVFLDVGPPLYFVATGGEVSERQGQRDLCGRFTTCEPLSLASTLEGERRRPEVSWIAEPASSWIDDFLQWLNPILDGCCRVKISDPTVFCDPHDSPFSCQPCFEGRDPPWNITMDGLPEGQEFYRYLRKWLESPTDQECPLGGQAAYSSALSIVTDLETGKDRVRSSHFRTYFAPLRSQSDFISALEQSQRISEDISSRVGYRVFPYSLFFIFFEQYTYLLSMAVQVLGSAAVAIFAINTVLLGSWRTGAVVTLSVASAVWLVAGAMGFWGIQFNALTLVNLSVCAAIGVEFCAHIARAFMRAPGALPRSHPMSQKERDERAWLALTDVGSAVVNGIFSTKLIGVGVLIFTKSDLLKLYYAKTWLCLIVGGLLHGLILLPVLLSWLGGRGWSSGEDESDVKRRLNRAGSEYRPLMASEPDGSDDDEDFGTGL